Genomic segment of Glandiceps talaboti chromosome 17, keGlaTala1.1, whole genome shotgun sequence:
cgagtaccATTTACAGTTCTTTTTCACATACCATGAACAAACCACTAAAcaaactatcaagatcagtgggCTTGATCACAAGGCTTCATGTTgagataaacacacacaaaaataacacacaaccatttcttacacagtgtctgttcCTTATTTTgctaatgatgtaaacagtagtAGCATGCATACTACGACTACTATTACAATAGACACATGTATACGTGGTAGAATAGTTGATCATGGCATGTTGTAagagtctctgtctgtctgtctgtctctctctctctctctctttctctctcttgaTATCTCATCAGATGACTCTTGCACACTTCTTGGAAATCCATTGTAAATGTTGTAGATCACAATCTACGTCCAAATACGTATACattcagcttgtgtccctttcgTTATTTGAAGGGTGAAATACAAGTAACCACtgtatttggaaacaaaaagtATACTTCCATGTCAATTTAAGTTACATCCATACTTTAATATGATTCGTGTTTCCTAGCGACATGGAGGTTAAaatggatttttaaaaataaataactaataTTGAGTATGGACATGTTTTACCTTTAACTCGTGTAAGTTGGCAAGTCCATTAATATGTATCTGTTCCCTTAGTAACATAATTGGGTCACGTGTTCGATACATCTCCTCTCGTTCTTCTTTACTTCGATATAAGGTATCAGGATCAAAATTAGAGTGACCAGAAAGGCGGTATGTAGACAGTTCCAAAATGATGGGTCCCTGGTGGATAGGATAATATTGGGTAGTGGTAAGTAAGAAAATCTCCGTCTATCACTCTCTCCCTGCCTCCCTCCCTGCCCCCTCTCTCtcttcctccctccctcactccctctctccttcccccccccctctctctctctctctctctctctctctctctctctctctctctctctctctctctctctctctctctctctctctctcgctcagAAATAATAACACTATCGTGTGTTACATTCACCCAACAACAGTACCTTTCCTGATCTGCAAAAATCTGCACAAAACATCGTTGCCGCCCTTGTTGCCACAACATCCATACCATCCGCCTGAAAAGAAAGACATTGTCTCTTTAATTCGGAACACAACTCTTTAGGCTCCAAATTGTCTTAAACTGTTGGATATATTGGTTCAACTCAAGTTATATGTTCAATGAATGAAGGCCCACAACAATAGAAGTGTACGTGGTTACATTTTGTCATCACAAGTATTTTTTCGTCTGAATGGATACTCGGagattaatataattatacctgaACTCATAAAACATGGAGAAGGCAACGGCAAATACGAACGTGTCACCCATTTTCCCATCACTGCAAATTTTAAAGCCAATGGCTATACAGCCGTTGTCGTGACACAGACCAACCAGGGTATGAATACCATACTTTCTGTATCATCACGTGCAACTTGGCTTGCGCAATGGTCTCTCtaaatccaatctgattaaaatccaatgttgAGTACAAatcgcgatttctttttggctgttacgtttgcTGTCGTTTGTCCTTTTGTCATCAGCGCTCACGACAGTAATCTTAACAACTAAAAAGAAACCGCGAAGTGTATACTACGGATTCTAATCACAAGATTGGTCATGATCGTACTATATTACACTAATCCTTCCTATCCCATCCCTTAACCAGTTATCGCTTATAAAATACTTACCCATACACCAGGAATATAATCACCTCTTGTATAAAAGTCTGTACTAGCCGATGCTCTAGAGGCAGGCATACTCTTTCCATATTGATTATTTACAATGATGAATACAAGAGGTAAATCCCAAAGTTTTGCCATATTGTAGGTTTCGAAAACCTGTCCCTGGTTTGCTGCACCATCTCCAAGGATCACCAGTGATATATCATCAGATCCTCGATATTTGTTGGAGAAGGCGAACCCAGCACCAACAGGAACCTAATCACACAAACGTAAAGA
This window contains:
- the LOC144448067 gene encoding pyruvate dehydrogenase E1 component subunit alpha type I, mitochondrial-like is translated as MFSDQGRTTGSSRGKGGSMHSQGPNFHAIASGVVGSQVPVGAGFAFSNKYRGSDDISLVILGDGAANQGQVFETYNMAKLWDLPLVFIIVNNQYGKSMPASRASASTDFYTRGDYIPGVWADGMDVVATRAATMFCADFCRSGKGPIILELSTYRLSGHSNFDPDTLYRSKEEREEMYRTRDPIMLLREQIHINGLANLHELKVIDSTISSEIDIAVGEAMLDPIPPSTELYTNVYHDTYKVKGCLPHVTHYCS